The segment AGCTGAGAGGGGCAGGTCATGGAGGATCAGGCCTTCCCCACAGCCAGCTCAGGGCCACCAACTCAGGGCAGAAGCTGTCTCCAGCCCTCTGTCAACCTCCCCCTTGTTGGCACGTCCCCGGCGTCCTTCCAGAGCAGAGAGAAACACTAGAAAACTCAGGAAtatatcactttcattttctgttctTGAAGCCAGAGTCATACAAACGTAAGCATATCCTCAATGATGAGACAGCTACTTAGAACATCCgacctccccccgccccgggaTCAGGAAAATGGCCTCTCCCCCTTGCTCCGCCTCCTGTTTTAACATGAGACTCTTAACTGGAACTCAACTCTTCCCCCATAACATTTTAAATCCAAAAGGATCAGCTTGGGGGGAACCCCTTCCTTGGGGGTCTTGCTCTGCAGCCAAGGGTGGGGCGGCCAAGGGGCGCTAGGAGGGCCTTGCTGGCGGCCCGGGCAGGCTTTCTGCTCTCCTTGGCACCTGCCAGTCTGGTGCCCAGGGACCCCGCCTCTAATGGGCCTCCTCAGGCAGGGGGCTTCTGTCCCCCCATCTTGAAAAGGCAAACCCAGCAAACAACACAGGAACTTGCTAGCCTGCTGGCAGGACTAACCCAAACTCAGCCCTTGGACAGCTGATGCCAAACTGCTCTGTCCCCAGGTGTGTCCCCTTTCTTGGGGAGTGAAtagggaggcggcggcggcagggTGGGGGGGGCGGCTGCAGAAGGGCTTTGAGGCAATGGGCCTTGCACATTCTCAGCGGCAGAAAGGCTCCAGCACACACTGGTGGGGCGCTGAGGAGGTCTCGGTGGACGAGAAGTACGGGTGGGCCAGGGCGGCCTTGGCTGAGATCCGCCGGCTGGGGTCGTACTGCAGGAGTTGctgcagagagaggaggagagaggctggGCCCTGGGTGTGGCCAGGGCCCCATAGCCCCAAAGCAGCTGCCTTCAAACCCAGAACGGCCCAAAGCCACTACCTCCCAGCTGGAGAACCAGTTCCAGAAACTCCCGGAATCTGGGGACAAAGACTTTGTTCTAGTCCAGCCCTGTTGAGTCACCCCCTGTCTCCTTCATGCTACTGAGGCTGAGTCAGTCTCTCCTCGTCCTTAACTTTCCAGGCTCCAGCCCACTTCTAGTTGAGACAGATCTAAGTATCAGGAAGAGGGGCCAAGCACGTCCAGGGAGCATGCTTGAGACTGGGGCAGAAACAAAATCCCCTAAACCCAGCTAGGGGGTAGAAGGACCTCCCCACCTTAAAGCAGCCAGGATGGAGGGTGAGGAGTCTTGGTGGGAAGTCCACGCTGCCCCTCAGCACTGGGTTGGGAGACCCACACAGCCCTTGAGAAAGCTGGGCACACAGCGTGAAGATGAAGTTGCTGCCCTGCCTTCTGTGACCCAATGTCAGACTCAAGAGAGAAATGTGCTCCGAGTCTTTGGGGGCAAGAATGGATCCCTGGACCCCTCTGGGCATCCCAGCCTGGGCCAGCCCAAGGGGTCGAGATGGTACACCTGGAGTGGTGACCGAAGACTGTGGTGGGGGCTGAGGAAGCGAGGAGGCAGCCCGCTCTGAATAATAACCACAAGAAAAAATCACCAAAACACAGGCCAACCAGGAGAAAGGGCACATTATCCCAGTACAGGGCTTCCCAGCGGAAAAGAATAAGCCGGCCgacgcaggagacctgagagacctgggttcagtctctgcattgggacgatcccctggagtaggaaatggcaacccactccaacattcttgcctgcagaatcccatggacacagaagcctggtggctacagtccaaagggccacagagaattggacacgaccgagtgactgaggaTACACATACATCGCAGCGTGAAAACAAAGCTAACTGGAAGAGAGAAGTTTTAAAAAGGATGAGGAACATTGGACTTATTGTGCGAGAGGCCTCCAGGTGCAACTGATACACACAGGGACAAGCCAACTGTGTACAGAGGTCAGAAAAGAGACCGGTCTTGCCCCAAAAGGAGCCAGGGTTACATTAGAGGCTGGATGACAAAGCAGACACTTCTAGGGAGAGCAGCAGCTGGCGTGAGGAGGCCTTGGCCTCCCTGCCGCCCACCTGTACCTACCAAGAGCAGGTCCTGGCCCTCTGGCTCCAGGCTGGGCACGACCTCCTCCAGCCCCTTACTGGTCCACTTGGGGAAACTGCCCTTATAGTCAGGCAGCTGGGTGACTCCTGGCCACATGGCCTCACTGGGTGTCCCCAGGGTCCGAAAGATACGGAAGAGTTGGTCAATCTCAGAGTCGCCTGGAAACAGGGCTCTGCGGGTCACCTGGaatggggaaggggagaaagCGTGGGGTCTGTTCCCTTGTCATACAGAACCCAGTACCAGACGAGAAGCCAGACCAGGGAGGCACCTTCCAGACATCTTTCCCAGGGGTGTGCTAAAAATCCTGACCTTTTCTGGAAAAAGACCTTTAGCCCAATCCCAAACATCCCttaatctactttttttttttttaacagtgcctaaatctttatttttcataaccTACACTTAATCTACTTTTAATAGGAGAATCACAGCCCCCACGTCCCCCCTACCCCAGGAGGACCCTGCCTGTGGCCTCCCTCTGGCCATGTTTATCCCTCTGTCTACCATCTCTGCAAAGATGCAACCGATGCTCCAGATATCTACAGCAGTGGAGTAGAACTTGCAGCCCAAGAGGATCTCAGGGGCACGATACCACAGTGTCACCACCTGGGGGAGCAAGGAAACAGCATCATTCAGGGCGGCTGGGTGCACAGGTGAcatcccttctctccctctctgtcccctGGTACCTCATGGGTGTAGGTGCGCAGGGGCACCCCGAAGGCTCGAGCCAGTCCGAAGTCAGCCAGCTTGATGGCCCCCAACTCATTGATGAGCAGATTCTGGGGCTTCAAGTCTCGATGGATGACCCGATGCGAGTGGCAGAAGCTCACCCCCTGCAGCAGCTGGAAGAGGTAACTCTGGAACAGCGGGCAAGAGAAAGAAGGAGCTGGCAgagtggaggtgggcaggggctggTCAAGCAAGTCTTTGGGGCTGACTTGCTGGTCAAACAATGGCCCCCTTGCTGGTCAGCCCGTCCTTCTCCCGGTACCTTAACTAGGTGCAGGGGGAGCTCGGAGGCCGGGGTAGAGTCCATGTACTTCTTCAGGTCCTGGCTAAGGAACTCGAACACCAGGTAAAGCTTCTTCTCGCTGTGAACCACGTCCAGCAGCCTGGCCAGGCGGTACCAGTCAGCACGCGGCTCCCAGTCGGGCTGGGACAGGCCCCACTGCCCCATCCCCTGCCCGCCTCACCTGACGATGTTGGGGTGCTTAAGCTCTTTGAGCAGGGAGATCTCCCTGATGGCAGTGCTTGGGACCCCCTCGGTCTCCCTGGAGGAGAGGAAGGTGCAGCAGTGGAGTGCGAAGCTGGGCAGGGTGCTTCTGCCAGGGGCGTGGGGAGGGTCGGGGGgctgttttatatataacataagGATGGCCCACCTCCTAGCAATGGGACCCTCCTGGGCACGTACTTATCACTGCCAGAGGGCTGGGGCGAAGCCTGGTCAGGGTGAGGATGAATGAGGGCTGCACCCCCTGCTACGTGAGTGAGCAGCAGTCAGAAAAGGAGTAGAATACAAGACTCTGAGATGAGGGTCAGGCGGATAGCTGGGTCACTCCAAACCAGGGGGTCTCAGAGGCTACCCCAGCACTCACAAATCCAGCCTGATCTTCTTGAGGGCCACGAGCTGTCCAGTCTCCTTGTTTTTGGCCTTGTACACCACCCCATAGGTGCCCTCTCCAATCTTCTCCACCTTCTGGAACACGTCCATGTCCACAGAGCTGCCCTGGAAATAGAGGCGCCTGGGGCGTTTTCCCCCATGCCCAGCACCCCTGCTGCCCCTTCAGCCTCCTCGGCACACCCTTGCTGGGCCCCCCCACCCAGGCGCCCGGGGTTCCTGAGGCCTGTGGCCCCCAGGGCTCACCCTGCTCTGCCGGCCAGGCGGAccaggcccaggcccagctcccaccctccaccccagccccagcccatcCCCAGGAACCTGTCATGGAGGGAGGCTGCAGCCCAGGCCGGGCAGGAACCCCCAGGCCCCAGGAAGCAGCTGCCCCAGAGCCGGGCTACGGAGCGCAGGAGGGTCCAAACTTCCCTTGCCCAGCACCCGTCCCTGCCTGGGTCCCAgccccagggagggaggctgCCCAGAGGGGCTGCCCTGGGGGGCCCAGGGTCAACTTGGGGCGGAGGTCAGGGGTCAGGAAGGGCTTCAGAAGTCACAGCGCCGCACTAGGCTGTGTGGCCAGGGCGAGGGGCTGGGCCCTGCCTGTTTGGAGATACTCGGCCTCCTGAGGGCAGAACCTTGGCAGGAGTGGCCCCCGCTGCGTCCTGGGACCCTCCACCCGGTCCTGGGCCACCCGCCACCAGCAGCCTCCCCTCAGGCCCTCAGCCCAGAATTCACCAGAAACCATGTGATCCTGCGGCCTCTCTGCCAGGCAGGCCGCCTGCTCCGAGGCTCCCCCTCCTGGCCTCTGACGGCACTGCACCACGTGCACACAAAGCTCACTCACACCACCAGGCTTTATTCACAGGGACATTCTGGAACTCTCCAGGACCCACACGAGGCCCAGCGCCCCAGCTCCCCGGCGCCCGGCCTCAGAGCTCTAGGCTGCCCTCCCCTCGTCTCTCCAGACAAAGGCTGTCACTCGGGGGATGCTCCTGCATCTTCTCTGCAGCAGCTCCAGCATCTGGCCGGGCGGGAAGGTGGCGTTCCCAGGAGCTCCTGGTTTGCTCTCTACTGGCCGCTGTCCCTCTCTTGCTGATACAGCCTCTGCTCCCGGATGGCTTGTTCTAACAAGGGGAGGTTCATTCCTTCCACACACGTCAGCACCCGGGCCTTCACCACGCAGCTTCCATCTGAAACACACAGACACCAAGACTCAGGCAGGGTTAGCAACACACCCTTGCATTCTGTTTCTAAGGAGGCATTCTGTTTCTCCTCAATTTATCCTCGGTCCTGAGTTTTGACAGAGAGTCTGACAGGGCACAGGTGAGAAggatggatgctggcaatttgtcTACTTGGGCCTCAGAACTGTTGGGCCCGCCACAAACTACAGACATGGAACTTAGGAGGGTGGCCTGAAAAGTCCACTTCTCCTGGGAGAGGGCCCAGAAAGATGTGGCCGCTGCCCGCCTCTTTTGTCACGCTAACTCCCGCCAGCTTCTTTGCAGGGCTCAAAGGCCCAGATTGAGGAAGGGTGTCTATCACATCCTAGTTCTCCATTTGTACCAGAGGGCCCCTTGGCATCACGGGAATCGAGGCAAAGAGAACCCCACACTGGAAAAcaaattcatctatttatttggctgcaccgggtcttagtttcGGCACATGGGGTCTTCTATCTTCTTTGCAGCGTGTAAACtcctagctgcagcatgtgggatctagttccctgactagggatcgaacccaggctctcTGCTTTGGGagcgtgaagtcttagccactggaccaccatagaAGTAGCTccgtattttttgttttttttaatgaatacagTTCCCAACAAACACAGAAGACttttaatgatattaataaaGCTCCTTAAGTTGttgttcccctccccacccccagtcatGTTGcacagcatgttggatcttagttccctgatcagggatcaaacctgctcccCCCCgcactgggagcacggagtcttaaccactggacttccagggaagtcctgagaaccCCATATTTAATCAATCCAAGGGGAGAGTCCAGCCTTCTAGGGGCAGATCGCCCCACCCTGGACAAGCAGCTGCAGGTGCTTCTAGCAGATGCTGTGGTTTCCCAATGGAAAGCTTTGTCAATGTCCAGGTGACACCAAGCAGGAAGGACATCTGGAGTTTGTCTTCCTAAcagtttgcttttgtttccactACGTTCTCTTTGCTCTCTGAGCAcgtcaatgaatacagtaaatgtTCTAGAACATTATCCTGTCTTCTTTGATGCCGTTTTGAGATAGAAGCATTCTGTGGTTAGAGTCTACACCTAACCTTCCTTCTAGTCTAGGCCATTTTATTGATTTAACATAGCCCAAGGCCAGAATTCAGAGGCTTCGACTGTCTAAATTTCAAACTTTAACACATTTGGACTGTGTTAAAGATGAACTCATTTGAAACAAGAGGTTGCCTGTGTGTCACCAGCTTCTGTTGCCCCAGCACTTGGATTGCAGAGGCTGCTAAGCCTCGATCAGGTAGGCATGGGGCTACTCATCTTTGAAAGgtctataaaatggaataaaaggaGAGCATCTGAAGAGCAGGGGCGAGAGAAAGGAGTTGATGAACCCAAAGAAAGGGTCATTTAGGGTAATCTCTTCTTGTAAAGATAAAAAGAATCTGCAGCAAAGGAAAAGGGGCTGATAAAAGAGCAACCAGAAGCCAGTAGGTTGAGGTGTGAGTCTGAGATAAGGAAGGGATAATATGGAAAAAACAGACCTTCTTTTAGGAAGTTTGACTGTGGAGGCAGGAGGGTCATAGCTAGGTAGATATAGAGCCAAACTTGACCGCTTATTGTTGTCGCTATTATTTTAATACAGAAGAGACTTAAGTGCTTTATATGCTGGAGGGAAGAACCAGTGGTAACAGGTTAAGGGTTCAGCTGAGCAAGCAAAGCCCCAGCAGGAGGGCaggtgttcatcacagcacaggGGCGCTGCGCCCCAGGCAGGAAGGAGCCTCCTCTCTCCCAGACTGGAGGTAAGCAGCTACTGATGGGTGTGGTGGTTGTTGTCCTTCAGGCACCAAGgttcttggcgaccccgtggactgcagcacaccaggctcctctgtcctccactgtcttccaaAATTTGCttatgttggtgatgccatctaaccatctcaacctcgaGGGCGCTAATGTATATAATTATAGGGAAGACTGCTGCTGTGGCCTCAGTTTAACGTGGGATGTAGGAGGTGAGGAGAGGTACTGGAAAGGACAGGGGAGGTGATGATGTAGGGGTTCCTACGTCACAGATGAATGCCTAAAGTAGCTGTGGCCGAttgggggttggggcgggggcgggaaggGGACTGATCAGGACACGTGGAAGGAATTCTAGGCAGGTTCCGGGAGAGATAAGGGCCCAGAGGAGATAACAGACCTTGAAACCAGGGGAACCCCTGGAGCTTTGTGAACTTTCTACATCAACAGTTAGGTGGGACCTTAGACAGtggccaaattgccaacattcgctggatcatcgaaaaggcaagagagctccagaaaaacatctactgttttattgactatgccaaagcctttgactgtgtggatcacaacaaaatgtggaaaattctgaaagagatgggaataccagaccacctgacctgcctcctgagaaatctgtgtgcaggtcgggaagcaacagttagaattggacatggaacaacagactggtttcaaacaggaaaaggagtacgtcaaggctgtatattgtcaccctgcttatttaacttgtatgcagagtacatcatgaggaacgctggggtggatgaagcacaagttggaatcaagattgctgggatatcagtatcaataatctcagatatgcagatgacaccacccttatggcagaaagcaaacaataactaaagagcctcttgatgaaagtcaaagaggagagtgaaaaagttggcttaaaactcaacattgagaaaactaagatcatggcatctggtcccatcacttcatggcaaatagatggggaaacagtggaaacagtgacagactttattttggggggctccaaaatcactgcagatggtgactgcagccatgaaattaagactcttgctccttggaagaatagttatgaccaacctacacagcatattaaaaaggagagacattactttgccaacaaaggtctgtctagtcaaagctatggtttttccagtagtcatgtatggatgtgagagttggactataaagaaagctgagcgccgaaaaattgacgc is part of the Budorcas taxicolor isolate Tak-1 chromosome 19, Takin1.1, whole genome shotgun sequence genome and harbors:
- the CDK3 gene encoding cyclin-dependent kinase 3, whose product is MDVFQKVEKIGEGTYGVVYKAKNKETGQLVALKKIRLDLETEGVPSTAIREISLLKELKHPNIVRLLDVVHSEKKLYLVFEFLSQDLKKYMDSTPASELPLHLVKSYLFQLLQGVSFCHSHRVIHRDLKPQNLLINELGAIKLADFGLARAFGVPLRTYTHEVVTLWYRAPEILLGCKFYSTAVDIWSIGCIFAEMVTRRALFPGDSEIDQLFRIFRTLGTPSEAMWPGVTQLPDYKGSFPKWTSKGLEEVVPSLEPEGQDLLLQLLQYDPSRRISAKAALAHPYFSSTETSSAPHQCVLEPFCR